The DNA segment ATCTGGTGGAGCGGGCGGCGTCGCAGGGCGATCTGGTGCTGATCAACACCGTGGGTTTCCTGCGCGGCCCCGGCCGCCGTCTGATGGCGGCCCTGATCCAGGCCGTCCAGCCGACCCTGTTGGTCACGATCGGCCGCGACCAGGGGATCGAGGATGTGCTGGCCGACCATCCGCACATCCGCCATCTCCGCCTCGCACCTTCCCCGCTGGCCCGGCGCAAGACACAGGGCGATCGGCGCCGGGCGCGCCAACTGGCGTTCGGCCGTCACTTCCGGGGAGCAGCCAGCCTGATCCTGCCGCTGGGGCGGATCACGATGGAAGGAGCCAGCCCTGGAGCCACGCCCCCGCCGGGACTGCTGATCGGGCTGACCGACGGTCGGAACCGGGATGTCGGCATCGGCATCGTCGAGGAGGCTTATCCGGAAAAGGGCTTCGTACAGGTGCTCACGACTGCCCCGGCCCGGCTGATACGCGCGTTCCGCTGGGGCTCACTGGCCCTGGATGCCGCGTTCCGGGACATGCGCCGGACGGAGGAGGCGAGCGCCTGAAGCCGGTTCCAGGCGCTCCAACAGTTGCGCCGCTGTCACTGCGGCGGAGGCGGCGCCTCACCTTGAGGCGGGGCTTCCGCCGGCGGCGCGGCGGGCTCGGGGCGAGGCGGGAAGGTCAGCTTCTGATCGGCAACCGGTTCGGAGGCATAGGCATTGGGTCGGGGAACCGGGTTGCCGTTCAGGTCGACGGGCATTGCGCGGGCCCAATGCAGGGCGGCATAGAGCGGCGAACCGCCTTGCGCCTCGCCACCGCCGGCCGCCTCCGCCTCTCCGTTCACGCTGGCATTGGGCGCGCG comes from the Indioceanicola profundi genome and includes:
- a CDS encoding Clp1/GlmU family protein, whose product is MDASLAAPLPTDAETGVIDVPPDWEQALDRASFPDTARLLILGPTDMGKSTFCRLALRHAEAAGRRPTLVDADPGQKTVGPPACITAGRLDADDELRLTELAFVGTTDPLRAWGRVVAGTRHLVERAASQGDLVLINTVGFLRGPGRRLMAALIQAVQPTLLVTIGRDQGIEDVLADHPHIRHLRLAPSPLARRKTQGDRRRARQLAFGRHFRGAASLILPLGRITMEGASPGATPPPGLLIGLTDGRNRDVGIGIVEEAYPEKGFVQVLTTAPARLIRAFRWGSLALDAAFRDMRRTEEASA